Proteins found in one Fusarium oxysporum Fo47 chromosome V, complete sequence genomic segment:
- a CDS encoding cytochrome P450 yields LIPKDATVIIPSYAIHRPEQMKYTNPDTFDPSRYINHPRLASDYAGSPDFNNRDHYGYGAGRRICPGMHLAERTQWRAIAKILWAFDIELAVNPATGQKIVPDPEAFKEGIAHRPKPFK; encoded by the coding sequence CTCATCCCAAAAGACGCCACCGTTATCATTCCCTCATACGCGATCCATCGACCAGAGCAAATGAAGTACACAAACCCGGATACGTTCGACCCAAGTCGCTACATCAACCACCCACGCTTGGCAAGTGACTATGCAGGCAGTCCCGACTTCAACAACCGAGACCACTACGGCTATGGTGCAGGTCGTCGTATCTGCCCCGGTATGCACCTCGCAGAGCGAACGCAGTGGCGAGCTATTGCCAAGATCCTCTGGGCATTTGATATAGAGCTTGCCGTCAATCCAGCGACGGGGCAGAAAATTGTACCTGATCCGGAGGCTTTCAAGGAAGGAATTGCGCATAGGCCTAAGCCGTTCAAG
- a CDS encoding L-Aspartase-like protein produces MGQVLTQLTSQSHPHRWNACIRLPTLVQRRAIGSVSAIDSVIFRNLFGTDEIRNVFSDQAYINRCVDVEAALARAQAQCNVIPADAAADITSKAKATSLDMDRLRNETDVVGYPILPLVRQLNDMCGSAGKYLHWGATTQDIMDTASVLQIKSGLGIIETKLTGVINALQDLAVTYRDTPMAGRTHLQHALPVTFGYKCAVWLSSLYRHRERLQQLKSRALIVQYGGAAGTLASLGDGPEGVDVRKQLAGELGLENPTITWHVARDGIAEVVNFLALIGGSLGKIALDLIIMSSNELGEVAEPFVPHRGASSTMPQKRNPISSEVILAASKILRSNASLVLDGMVSDFERASGPWHLEWVAIPESFVIAVGALHQAEFALSGLVVDKERMAANLASTRGLIVGEALMMALAKYVGRQDAHDIVYEACKETIESKDGSTLLDTLKKDERVTRFLPLSDLERLCDPINYLGSAQRMVDDTLAENTS; encoded by the exons ATGGGCCA GGTACTCACTCAACTTACCTCTCAATCTCACCCACACCGCTGGAATGCCTGTATACGTCTGCCGACGCTTGTCCAGCGCCGTGCAATTGGATCAGTCAGTGCAATTGACTCTGTGATATTTCGGAACTTATTCGGTACCGACGAGATTCGCAAT GTATTTAGTGACCAAGCATACATCAACAGATGCGTCGACGTTGAAGCTGCTCTAGCTCGGGCCCAAGCCCAATGCAATGTCATTCCCGCCGATGCTGCCGCCGATATCACCTCCAAAGCCAAGGCTACAAGCCTCGACATGGACCGTCTACGCAACGAGACTGATGTCGTCGGTTATCCCATCCTTCCTCTTGTGCGTCAGCTGAACGACATGTGCGGATCTGCTGGGAAGTACCTACACTGGGGAGCTACAACACAGGATATCATGGACACAGCCAGCGTGTTGCAGATCAAATCTGGTCTTGGTATTATTGAGACCAAGCTGACTGGCGTGATAAACGCGCTTCAAGATCTGGCAGTTACGTATCGCGATACGCCGATGGCTGGGAGGACACATCTCCAGCATGCCCTCCCCGTTACCTTTGGTTATAAATGTGCTGTGTGGCTATCAAGCTTGTACCGCCATAGAGAGCGGCTTCAGCAGCTAAAGAGTCGTGCTCTTATCGTTCAGTATGGAGGTGCGGCCGGGACTTTGGCATCCCTTGGAGACGGACCGGAAGGTGTTGATGTGCGAAAGCAACTCGCTGGTGAACTCGGCCTGGAAAACCCCACGATTACCTGGCATGTTGCCCGCGATGGTATCGCTGAAGTGGTCAATTTTCTAGCCCTCATCGGTGGCTCCCTCGGCAAGATTGCCTTGgacctcatcatcatgtcctCCAACGAGCTTGGAGAAGTTGCTGAACCATTCGTTCCTCATCGCGGTGCTTCATCCACAATGCCTCAAAAGCGCAATCCCATCTCCAGCGAAGTCATCCTCGCTGCCTCCAAAATCCTGCGCTCCAACGCTAGTCTCGTTCTTGACGGCATGGTATCCGACTTTGAACGCGCATCAGGACCTTGGCATCTAGAATGGGTAGCCATACCCGAGAGCTTCGTCATAGCAGTCGGTGCTCTTCACCAAGCCGAGTTTGCGCTTTCAGGTCTTGTTGTGGACAAAGAGCGCATGGCAGCTAATCTGGCTTCTACGCGAGGACTCATTGTTGGTGAGGCGCTGATGATGGCGTTGGCGAAGTATGTTGGAAGACAGGATGCGCATGATATTGTGTATGAGGCTTGTAAGGAGACTATTGAGAGTAAGGATGGAAGTACGCTGCTCGATACGCTGAAAAAGGATGAGCGAGTAACCAGGTTCCTGCCCTTGAGTGATTTGGAGAGGCTCTGTGATCCTATCAATTATCTGGGATCGGCGCAGCGTATGGTTGATGATACGTTGGCAGAGAATACATCATAA
- a CDS encoding CoA-transferase family III domain-containing protein has translation MLTMRRKLVAPLWRSALSRRGNATAATPRLPLAGIRVLDISRVLAGPYCAQILGDLGAEVIKIEHPIRGDDTRAWGPPFAPYKDGRGGEGESAYYLSVNRNKRSVAVSFKEKEGAKLIQTLAAKADVIVENYLPGTLKKYGLDYNTLAKTNPRLIYASITGYGQTGPYSNRAGFDVMVEAEMGLMHITGPRDGPPVKVGVAVTDLTTGLYAVNSILAAVIERSHSGQGQALDVCLSDCQVATLANMAQSVLVTGKRDGGRYGTSHPSVVPYRAFRTKDGDILIGGANDRLFGVLCKCLGQEEWADDERFSTNSARVANRDVLERMIEDITSSKLSKEWLDIFEGTGLAYAKINDIKDTLEHSHVVARDMIKEIKHPACGQLKVLNSPVKYSRTQPSIRTPPPLLGEHTDEVLRDVLGLDPTEIKRLRENKAVGG, from the exons ATGTTAACCATGCGAAGAAAACTTGTTGCTCCGCTTTGGCGCTCGGCTTTGAGCAGAAGAGGCAATGCGACAGCGGCTACCCCAAGATTGCCTCTAGCGGGAATCAGAGTCTTGGACATATCTCGAGTTCTCGCCGGT CCATATTGTGCGCAGATTCTCGGCGACCTAGG AGCCGAAGTCATTAAGATCGAACATCCGATACGAGGCGATGATACGAGAGCATGGGGACCTCCCTTTGCACCTTATAAAGATGGACGAGGCGGCGAGGGCGAAAGTGCATATTATTTATCG GTGAACCGAAACAAGAGATCCGTAGCAGTCTCATTCAAGGAAAAAGAAGGGGCAAAACTGATCCAAACTCTCGCCGCTAAGGCCGATGTCATCGTCGAGAACTACCTGCCCGGAACTCTGAAGAAATACGGGCTCGACTACAATACACTTGCCAAGACCAACCCTCGGCTTATCTACGCGAGTATAACCGGATATGGTCAGACAGGTCCTTACAGTAATCGTGCAGGTTTCGACGTCATGGTCGAAGCTGAAATGGGTCTGATGCACATCACAGGCCCACGAGATGGACCACCAGTGAAAGTCGGCGTTGCAGTGACTGACTTGACGACTGGACTATATGCAGTCAATAGCATTCTAGCTGCAGTGATTGAGAGAAGCCACTCTGGTCAAGGGCAGGCTTTGGATGTATGCTTAAGCGATTGTCAAGTTGCGACTCTGGCGAACATGGCGCAATCTGTGTTGGTGACGGGGAAGAGAGATGGGGGACGATATGGCACATCACATC CATCTGTCGTACCATACCGCGCATTCCGCACTAAAGACGGCGACATCTTGATCGGTGGTGCCAACGACCGACTGTTCGGCGTTTTGTGCAAATGTCTTGGTCAAGAAGAATGGGCGGACGATGAGCGCTTCTCAACAAACTCAGCACGAGTAGCGAATAGAGATGTGCTCGAACGAATGATCGAAGATATTACGAGTTCCAAGCTCTCGAAAGAGTGGCTTGATATCTTTGAGGGTACCGGTCTCGCGTATGCAAAGATAAACGATATCAAGGACACACTGGAACATTCACATG TTGTCGCGAGGGACATGATCAAAGAGATCAAGCATCCCGCATGTGGCCAGTTGAAAGTGCTGAACAGTCCGGTCAAGTACTCCAGAACCCAACCTTCGATCCGTACACCGCCTCCACTACTGGGAGAACATACTGATGAGGTACTGAGAGATGTGCTGGGGCTAGATCCAACTGAGATCAAGAGGTTGAGAGAGAATAAGGCTGTCGGTGGATAA
- a CDS encoding Thiolase, N-terminal domain-containing protein, which translates to MWDTETGILPERGMTAMAQARMRVSSVGCFVADSDTHEQNEEMATLTRRLKALTTKSPNDVVILSAVRSPITRAFKGGFKDAWPEDILAPVMTEAARRAKIQSGDVQDVLIGNVLAELGFAKTGRMALLHAGFPTSTTFHTVNRQCSSSLQALSHMAHAIQAGQIDVALAGGVESMSKNYQSRGIPQDVGPTLRNTKVKAASDCLMPMGITSENVARRYGVDRKTQDEYALLSHTRANEALAAGRFEAEIVPIEYTVYDNETGNTSQVRVAADDTIRPNVTLEKLAKLKPAFLEDGGSTAGNSSQISDGASAAILARRSWATERGLKPVARFFGTQVAGCEPDEMGMGPIYAIPRLYQHVGIEQKDVDVIELNEAFASQTLACINKLGLDVDKVNPNGGAIAIGHPTGATGTRQLATLIAELGRRGKEVGVISMCASTGIGVASAIIVE; encoded by the exons ATGTGGGACACTGAGACAGGGATATTGCCCGAGCGAGGCATGACAGCGATGGCCCAAGCCCGTATGAGAGTCTCGTCAGTAGGATGCTTCGTTGCAGATAGTGATACACACGAACAAAACGAAGAAATGGCAACTCTGACACGGCGTTTGAAGGCATTAACAACCAAATCACCCAATGATGTAGTGATTTTATCAGCTGTTCGCAGTCCGATTACACGAGCTTTCAAAGGCGGTTTCAAAGATGCATGGCCAGAGGATATTCTTGCCCCA GTGATGACCGAAGCAGCACGACGAGCCAAGATTCAATCCGGAGACGTTCAAGATGTTCTGATAGGGAATGTTCTCGCGGAGCTAGGCTTTGCAAAAACTGGTAGAATGGCGCTGTTACACGCAGGATTTCCTACATCAACGACATTTCATACCGTCAATCGTCAGTGTTCGAGCAGTCTTCAGGCTCTAAGTCATATGGCACATGCTATCCAAGCGGGTCAGATTGATGTCGCTCTAGCTGGAGGAGTCGAGAGCATGTCGAAGAACTACCAATCTCGAGGGATACCCCAAGACGTGGGTCCAACTCTGCGTAACACCAAGGTCAAAGCAGCTTCTGACTGTCTCATGCCTATGGGTATTACGTCGGAGAATGTTGCGAGGAGATATGGAGTTGATCGTAAGACGCAGGATGAGTACGCGCTGCTGAGTCATACTCGTGCGAATGAAGCTCTTGCTGCCGGTAGGTTTGAGGCGGAGATTGTGCCGATTGAGTATACAGTATACGACAACGAAACTGGGAACACTTCACAAGTTCGAGTTGCTGCAGATGACACTATCCGGCCAAACGTGACTTTGGAGAAGTTGGCCAAACTTAAGCCAGCATTTCTAGAGGACGGTGGTAGCACTGCTGGTAACTC GTCCCAAATATCCGACGGTGCATCAGCAGCCATCCTAGCCCGTCGCTCATGGGCAACCGAACGCGGCTTGAAACCTGTAGCACGATTTTTCGGAACCCAAGTCGCTGGCTGCGAACCCGATGAAATGGGCATGGGGCCAATCTATGCCATTCCGCGACTCTATCAACATGTCGGTATAGAGCAGAaagatgttgatgttatCGAACTCAATGAAGCATTTGCAAGTCAGACTCTGGCGTGCATTAATAAACTTGGGTTGGATGTTGATAAAGTTAATCCGAATGGTGGCGCTATCGCTATTGGACATCCTACTGGAGCGACTGGGACGAGACAGCTTGCGACGCTGATTGCTGAGCTTGGGAGACGGGGAAAGGAGGTTGGTGTTATTAGCATGTGTGCCAG TACTGGAATCGGTGTTGCATCCGCTATAATTGTGGAATAG
- a CDS encoding RmlC-like cupin domain-containing protein: MVAAIKRREPATDPQKVFHYTDLQRTKPTRENDPYEYQAGWGNRHQSEVIPGTLPAGQNNPQDRGFGLYTEGITYSAFAAPRGLNMSTYMYRARPSAAHQGYSSIDTKSHIENCFLSLNPKVEPLYQQAEWSPFPLPKDDETIDFTDGLHTLAGSGDPNLRQGIAVYVYMINSSMINKAYCNTDGDFLITPQLGIIDIQTEMGRLFVQPGEICVIQRGVRFRINLVEGVPVARGHIAEVWGSMWELPDLGPIGGHGLANPRDFLYPVAHIDEDLHVPFKIVVKNSGKHVVISQDHSPFDVVAWHGNAVPYKYDLTKFASQNSTSIDHTDPSINTVLTAKSFDPHVPLADYLWFGPRWDVASNSLRAPYYHRNSATEMLACIYGAGLGRSDDFLPGGCSYEGGHTPHGGFGEEYITEAILQHNEPRRILENQMTIMVESSRTFLFTEYAREICGVLHKQATDYRVWDNLPDRFSAHPLTKQLLERVAKDKANQKKAVDYYHSIQLLDAKGQPMQVLPHETNGHAKISAVDAAVWN; this comes from the exons ATGGTTGCCGCTATCAAGAGACGTGAGCCCGCCACAGATCCACAGAAAGTCTTCCACTACACAGATCTCCAGCGTACCAAACCAACCCGCGAGAATGACCCCTACGAGTATCAAGCAGGCTGGGGAAACCGCCATCAATCAGAAGTCATCCCCGGTACTCTCCCTGCCGGCCAAAACAACCCTCAAGACAGAGGCTTTGGTCTGTACACTGAGGGTATCACCTACTCTGCTTTCGCAGCTCCTCGCGGCCTCAACATGAGCACTTACATGTACCGCGCCCGACCATCGGCCGCTCATCAAGGATACTCGAGTATTGATACAAAGTCTCATATTGAGAACTGCTTTTTATCGCTGAACCCAAAGGTTGAGCCTTTGTATCAGCAGGCTGAGTGGTCGCCGTTTCCACTGCcgaaggatgatgagacaATTGACTTTACGGACGGCTTGCATACCCTTGCTGGAAGCGGTGATCCTAACCTTCGTCAGGGTATCGCTGTGTATGTCTATATGATCAACTCATCCATGATCAACAAGGCGTACTGTAACACAGACGGCGACTTTCTCATCACTCCTCAACTCGGCATCATAGACATCCAAACCGAAATGGGTCGTCTGTTCGTCCAGCCTGGGGAAATATGCGTTATCCAACGCGGTGTAAGATTCCGCATCAACCTAGTAGAGGGTGTCCCTGTTGCTCGTGGCCATATCGCTGAAGTCTGGGGATCTATGTGGGAGCTTCCTGACCTCGGGCCCATCGGAGGACATGGTCTGGCTAACCCGCGAGATTTTCTTTATCCTGTTGCGCATATCGACGAGGACCTACATGTGCCTTTCAAGATTGTTGTCAAGAATAGTGGAAAGCATGTTGTCATCAGTCAGGATCATAGCCCTTTCGATGTTGTTGCCTGGCACGGGAACGCCGTTCCCTACAAG TACGATTTAACCAAGTTCGCGTCTCAGAACAGTACCAGCATTGACCACACTGATCCCAGCATCAACACTGTCTTGACAGCAAAGTCATTCGACCCCCATGTTCCGCTCGCGGACTATCTATGGTTCGGTCCTCGATGGGATGTAGCCAGCAATTCATTACGTGCACCTTACTATCACCGAAACAGCGCAACGGAAATGTTGGCTTGTATCTATGGCGCAGGTCTCGGGCGATCTGACGACTTTCTGCCTGGTGGCTGTAGTTACGAGGGCGGGCATACTCCCCATGGTGGGTTTGGTGAGGAGTATATCACAGAAGCTATCTTGCAGCATAATGAACCGCGCAGAATCTTGGAAA ATCAAATGACCATCATGGTTGAGTCTTCACGCACATTTCTGTTCACAGAGTATGCTCGAGAGATCTGCGGTGTTCTTCACAAACAGGCCACCGACTATCGAGTTTGGGATAATCTTCCCGATCGCTTCTCAGCACATCCTTTGACCaagcagcttcttgagcgTGTTGCGAAGGACAAGGCGAACCAGAAGAAGGCGGTGGACTACTATCACTCGATTCAGTTGCTGGATGCCAAGGGTCAGCCTATGCAGGTCCTGCCTCATGAGACTAATGGGCATGCAAAGATTAGTGCAGTCGATGCAGCAGTTTGGAACTAG